The genome window gcGGTACTAGTTTGAAGATAAAGGTTGAACCGATTAGCTCGTGAACTGAAACAAATAACGAAGCTTAGAAAAATCTATGAACTGGTTCAATTGGTTTTTTctattctttaaataatttattttttattttatgattttttttaaaacaaataacccAATCTTAAACCTCCCGCCAATGCAAGTCCGGTCTGCCTTTAATAGTCGACAGTGTATGATGGTAAGACTGTATATCGTAGAGACGACACACAGCTCCTTTGAAAGGCAGATGGTCCAGATTTAATGAATCGCTAACTATTGAAGAGAGGAGAATTCAGGTAATGTTTCCTCATATCTCTTATCTTACTATGAACATGTCTGCAAATGGTAAGAGTTGGCTGATGGATATAGGTAATCTGCATATGTAATGTAAGTTCTTGAAATGCGATCATCACAGAAGTTAAAAACTTAGGTCCTTTACACTACGGCTTTTCTAGTCTAATATGAGAAATGGATTGTCCAATATCATGTTAATTATGCATCTAATTAGATCGCAAAGGCTAGCTGCTGGGAACCATTGTTTTTAAAACTGGACCAGCTAGTTGGACCGGGATATTGATATGGAATACGTGGTTGAATCGTCTGACATTCGAAACGATATGAACCAATTGAACCAATGAATGGagtaaaaatcttaaaaatctTATTGGGAACTTATCCTAGGCCAAAGTTGGGTTCAATCAAGTTTTTGCAATAACCTAAATTcatgagagaagaaaaagagaaatgttATCGTAATTGTGaatattgaaaataatcaaTTGCAATAAATACGAGTACTTCAACAAAACTTCATACTAAATCTAGGATAAGTGTCTTTAAATTTGATACACCCATCGGAGATGTTGGGGGTTACATACTTCATAGTAGATCAATTAAGAAAAGACATGAAGGAATAGTACAGGTATTAACTTTGACATTTACTTTGTATATGTATTACATTGCACATGACTGGGTAAAAGTTAAGggattaattttgatattaaccTTAAATCTTATATACAGCTACGAAAATAGTTGTCTCTTTTGACATTATAATTGTCTTACAATTATAATAGATATTAACCCTAAATCCTACAATTGTCTTACTAGTGCTTAGATCAAAGATGATTGAGTCTAGGTTGGCTTCTACCCATCTCTTTAATGAGCTTCCTTTCTATATCCAAATCATTACTTCTATGGGAAATCCACCAAACCCtgcaaatattattaaattatttgtgaaCCTACTGAGCAAGTTGaatctcaatttaatttaattagaacacagaataactcgaataagtaaACTCAGGGGCAGTGTTGGTGGGAGGTAGGCACCTGAtctcctaaaatgaaaattttcacttttggaCCTTTAGAATTGATAAGATTTTAAGTTAgtacatgataaaattacactttgacccattgtgataaaaagaaaagattaggtaccaaattaggaaaaagagtCAAGTTCGGGTACTAAATTAGATCCCAAAAAATATAAGTAccaatttaagaaaaaagagGCAAGTTTGGATActaaattggacaaaaaaatagatatcaaattaagaaaaatgtgaagtttagataccaaatattatattaaaccaTTATTGTAAGAACCCATTATTAACTGGGAATTGACTgcttattattttaagttaatttcccaactatttttaaattttattaaatttataatttatttaatatatgtaatttgataagatttgattttgtaatataAGAGATTAACATAATCTCAATATGCTTTGATCTCATCACCAATGTAACTCAATCTATACAAGGGagtataaatagagagcctccctcACCCATTGTTTTCCATTACTATTCTATTCTTTTGAGTAAAAGTTAAGCgaccaatttttatatttaaccctaaatttttgTATCTCTAGCAGCTTCCTATCGCCCGCCGTCGCACCGGTGTAGTTTTCTTATCTTATGGCTATTTGTGTCGAAGACAGGATCAGTAATTTTCCGGATCATATTCGTTGTCATATTTTGTCATTCCTTCCCATTAAAGAAGCAGTTCGAACTTCTATTATTTCAACCAAGTGGAGATACCTCTTTGCTTCAATTTCTACCGTTGTCTTTGATACTTATCTACTGTGTGGTTTGACTCACAGAAACGTTGGCAGCTTCAAGAACTTTGTTGATAGGTTGTTGAAATTCCCCGGTCAACTAAGTTTAGATTGCTTTAGGCTACGTGCTGATGAAATTGCTTCATGGAATGATGGAGATCATGATTTTGATGTATCTGGTTGGATATGTGGTGCTGTGTGCCGTGGTGTTAAGGAAATTGATTTGTACTTAGATAATTTTTGTCATACTTTACCAGCTCTTTTATTCACTTGCCACTCACTGCTGACACTGACATTGACTGCAAAAGATTCTAAGATTATTGAGGTCCCATCTGAGGTTTGTTTAAGGAATCTGAAGACTTTGTGCATTACAAACTCGGTACTTGTCGGTGATTCTCTTAATAGGTTAATTTCCAATTGTCATGTCTTAGAAGATTTGGCTTTTGATGAATGTTCTGTTGCGGATGCAAGGGAGGTCAATATCCAAATTCCATCACTTAAGAGCttggttttagatttttttttccgGCCGGAGATTCCAATTATGTGGTGGTGATTAATGCTCCAAATCTTGTTTATTTTCGATATGATTCCGTAAGAGTTGAAGGCTATAGTCTGAGTAACATGAAATCCCTAGAAAAAGCCGAGATTTGCATCTGGTTTGATTCCAGTAATTATGAAACAAGTGCAACTCATCTTTTTCAAGGAATTTGCAATGTACGGTCTCTATGGTTAAACATTCATGAAGTGGTTAGTAAACTTAGTATTCATGTGcgtttcttttttccttttaacatTATATAACATTAAAGCTCCAAGTTTTTGTGTGTGCAGATTCCCCTAACAATTCGAATTCCTATATTTCACaatcttattgaatttgaattttatggGAGAGAAAGTTTGCTTGTGGAGTTTCTACATTGTACGCCTAATCTAAAGACACTCACCGTCAAATTTCAGGTATGAAGTCTTTGTCAAGAAATCGAAAGCATGCTCGACATGGTACAAACCAAAtaccttttcttcttttgtcatGAGTTTAGGATGTTGCAAGAACTCGATGGAATATGAATATAAACGTTTTATATTCCATCGAGTTCTCGCAACATCCTATAATATTCACAATACACAATGACAGAAATTTTTTGGTAGAAGTAGCATGAAAGTCCCCATACTAAGAGTaaaattcttttacattttcattttcataaagtaggttggataaaattgaatttaacatttttgttttttcatcgATTGAATAAATGTCATTAGAATCAAACTAGATCGTTCGgttgaaaatttaattcattgCGGTACTAGTTTGAAGATAAAGGTTGAATCGATTGACCCGtgaattgaaacaaataacCAAGCTTAGAAAAATTGGTGAATTTTCTctattctttaaataatttattttttattttatgattttttaccataaacttaaaagaaatggaaagcATGTTTGGGAGCAACTAAATTCATGGTACAAACCAAgtaacttttctaaattttcttctcttgtCATGAGTTTAGGTTGTTGCGGAAACCCAAAGGAAGGTTTTACATATGGAAGTTCCTTCTTGTTTGTCTTTGCACCTCAAggagattaaaattttgaactttaagAGAGACAGGCgaatgtttgaaatgattaGTTATTTTTGGGATAATGCTATGGTCCTGGAAAAGCTCATGATAAGAATAAAATCCCTGTCTGAGACACAACAATCGATTGTCTTCAACCAATTATTGCAGTTACCTAAGAGTTCAAAGAAATGTCAAGTTGTGATTTTCTAGTACTGTTTTATGTTATGGCTAGAACTGATCAGTGTCTGGTTTGGTTTTGTATAGATGTGTTGTTTGAAATATACATTTAGTGTTACTATCCTATACATTCACTAATAGCAATACTGAATATCTGATAGTTGGTTTATATATGAATGtttgtatgtatatttatgggtatatatatgtattgtaGCCAAAAATAGCCATTGAAATTCATATGTAGCCCATGATTGGAAAAAtagaaacatattttaatttgtaagaAACAATCGTATGATATACCTTACACAACAAGCTCTGATAGGAAGAACACGATCGATTTTTATCAACAACTATGCTAAGCTAACAATATAAACTGAAAAGGAAAGAATGTGAAAATGTATTCTGAATCAAGAAACTTCTCTATTCATCCAAACTTACCGTTTTACACTTTAGCAAAGATACTTATAGAGTATCTAAGTAACTGCTATTGCTAACAACTTATTTGTTGCTATTGTTAACATCCTAACAGTTACTGAAATAACCAACTAACAACCTATACTCTTAACATTCACTCAACTTCCCAATAGGTAAAACCCGAAGAAGTTCTCGAAATCGAGCAAAATACGATACATAAAATAGTTTGGTAAGAATGTCAACTACTTGTTCACAAGCAGGAACCTCACCAACAATAATCGAGCCGTCAACTACCTTCTCACGAACAGAAACAAATCAAGCTCGACATGTTTTAATTTGGAATGTAAAACAGGATTAGCAGCAACAGCGACTGCACTAGAGTTGTCACACCAAATGGTTGGAGAATCAATACTCTGAAAGTGTAACTCTCGTAGTAACGAGACTAACCAAGTAACTTCACTAGTAGCTGCAGCAAGACTCCGATATTCAGCCTCAGCCGTAGACCGGGAAACACTCTGCAGTTTCTTGGAACACCAGGAGACAGGTGTATGACCAAAATACACACAGTAGCCCGTCATAGATCGCCGATCATCAAAATCCAACCCCCAGTTAGCATCCACATAACCAACTAAAGAAAGTCGATCAGAAGGACGAAAAACAATCCCATACTCATAAGGGTGAATGCCATGACTGCGACACATAAAAGTAAAGCCCGCAACCAATTATTGCAGTTACTAAAGAGTTCAAAAAAATGtctaattgtaattttgtaGTACTAAATTATCAGATTCTTGTGAAATGCAAATTCAGTTTTgagtcaaaatattttaatttaataggggtttggattttgtttttgcATTTTTGTATCTTTCTTCTCTTATTTGCTAGcaactttatttaattatttaaaagttttcatttaaattattaatcaattaaaataattgatgtATGATTTTTCATTGTCCTCACTTGTACGAATCGACagctattattttttttctcaattttttcatAGAGCTCGctatacttaaaaaaatattaacatctCAGTAACCTACATAAAATAATACCAAGAAGCCCCTCTACTGTAATATAACATCTAGAAGAGGCTGAAGATCCCTGTCAAGCAAATTGTACTCTAATATGCTCCTATAATATTCACAATACATAAATgacaaaatatttttggtaGAAGTACCATAAAAGTCCCTGTACTACGAGTCaaattcttttacattttcattttcataaagtaggtcagataaaattgaatttaacatttttgtttttcatcgattaaataaatgttattaGAATTAAACTAGATCTTTCggttgaaaatttaattgattgtgGTATTGGTCTGAAGATAAAGGTTGAATCAGTTGACCTGTGAACTGAAACAAATgaccaaacttaaaaaaatcggtgaattagttgaattgtttttctctattctttaaataatttatttttattttatgatttttttttaaacaaataaccAATCTTAAACCTCCCTCCAATGCAAGTCCGGTCTGCCTTTAATCGTCGACAGTGTATGATAGTAAAGACTGTATATCGGAGAGACGATACACATCTCCTTTGCGTGGCAGATGGTCCAGATTTAATGAATCGCTAACTATTGAAGAGAGGAGAAATTGTTATCTCTAATGTTTCCGACCTTGTGAATTCAGGTAATGCTTCCTCTTATCTATTATCTTACTATGAACATGTCTGCAAATGGTAAGAGTTGGCTGATGGATATAGGTAATCTGCATATGTAATGTAAGTTCTTGAAATGTGATCATCACAGAAGTTAAAAACTTAGGTCCTTGACACTATGGCTTTTCTAGTCTAATATGAGAAATGGATTGTCCAATATCATGTTAATTATGCATCTTAGATAGCAAAGGCTAGCTGCTGGGAACTATTGTTTTTAAAACTGGACCAGCTAGTTGAACCGGgatattgatttgaaataagAGATTGACTTGTTTGACTTTGGAAATGGTATGAACCAATTGAACCAACGGTAGgagtaaaagtcttaaaaatcTTATTGGGAACTTATCCTAGACCAAAGTTGGGTTCAATCAAGTTTTTGCAATAACCTAAACtcatgaaagaagaaaaagagaaatgttATCGTAATTGTGAATATCGAAAATAATCGATTGCAATAAATACGagtatttaaacaaaatttcatactAAATCGAGAACAAGTGTCTTTAAATTAGACACACCCATTATGTCTTGTTCATTTCTTCAGGAGATGATGCGGGTTACATATTTCACACTCTATCAATTAAGAAAAGACATGAAGGAATAGTACAGGTATTAACTTTgacatttactttttatatgtattatattgCACATTGGGTAAAAGTTAAGGgatcaattttgatattaacCCTACATCTTATATAAAGCTACGAAAGTACGACATtaacactaatttttttttgtttctctagCAGCTTCTACCAAAGGTAAGaactttccttttcttccttCCACAAATCCGAGTCGGTGGCTGTCACCGCCACCCACGGCCGCCATCAGAGTTCGAAGCCAGACATAAGCTAGTTAAGCCGAACCAGAAAACAAAAGCGAAAAACTCTCCGGTTTCTATCGCCGGCCGTCGGACAGGTCTGCAGTTTTCTTATCTTATGGCGATGTGTTCCGAAGACAGAATCAGCAGTTTCCCGGATTATATTCTTTGTCATATTTTGTCTTTCCTTCCTATTAAAGAAGCAGTTCGAACCTCTATTATTTCAACCAAGTGGAGATACCTCTTTGCTTCAATTTCTACCATTGAATTTGATCGTTGTTTACTGAGTGGTTTGACTGACAGAAATGTTGACAGCTTCAAGAACTTTGTTGATAGGTTATTGAAATTCCCCGATCAGGTAAGTTTAGATTGCTTTAGGCTAAGTGATGGGATTTCATGGAATGATGAAGATCATGATTTTGATGTTTCTGGTTGGATATTTGCTGCATTGTGCCGTCGTGTTAAGGAAATTGATTTTCACTTAGATTATCTTGGGGATGTTCTCACTTTACCAGCTGTTTTATTCACTTACCACTCACTGGTGACACTGAAATTGAATGCAGAAGGTTCTAAGATTGAGGTCCCATCTGACGTTTGTTTAGGGAATCTGAAGACTTTGCAGCTTAGAAACTCGGTAGTTGACGGTGATTCCATTCATAGGTTAATTTCCAATTGCCATGTCTTAGAAGATTTGGCTTTTATTGAATGTTTTCTTGCGTATGCAGGGGCGCTCAATATCCAAACTCCTTCTCTTAAGAGATTGGTTTTAGATTTTGATGTGGTAGAATACAGAGATTTCAATTATGTGGTGGTGATTAATGCTCCAAatcttgtttattttcaatatacTGACGCAGTAGCTGAAGGCTATGCTTTGAGTAACATGAAGTCTCTAGAAAAATCCGATATTAGCATCTATCGGTTTGATTCCAGTGATTGTGAAACAAGTGCAACCCATCTTATTCAAGGAATTTGCACTGTGCGGTCTCTGAGTTTAACCATTGATGAAGTGGTTAGAAAACTTAGTATTCATGTGTGATTTTCCTTTTAACATcatataatttaacattatataataGCCTCAAGTTTTTGTGTGTGCAGATTTTCCGAACGTGTCGACTTCCTATATTTCACAACCTTATTGAATTCGAATATCGTGGTCTTGGTTTTAATGGGAGAGAAACTTGGCTTGTGGAGTTTCTACATTGTGCGCCTAATCTAAATACGCTTACCCTTAATTTTCTGGTATGAAGTCTTTTTCTGAGTACGTGTATTCGTTGCGATTGATTGTTTTAGTGTCAGTTATATTCATAATTACGATGAACTTAAAAGAAATCGAAAGCATGTTTGGGATCAACTAAATTCATGGTACAAACCAAGTAACTTTTCTAAGTTTTCTTCTCTTGTCATGAGTTTAGGTTGTTGCGGAAACTCAATGGAAGGTTTTACTTATGGAAGTTCCTTCTTGTTTGTCTTTGCACCTCAAggagattaaaattttgaactttaagGGAGACACGCgaatgtttgaaatgattaGTTATTTCTTGGATAATGCTATGGTCCTGGAAAAGCTCATGATAGGAATGGAATCCCTGTCTGAGACACAACAATCGATTGTCTTCAACCAATTATTGCAGTTACCAAAGAGTTCAAAGAAATGTCAAGTTGTGATTTTCTAGTACTGTTTTATGTTATGGTTAGAACTGATCAGTGTCTGGTTTGGCTTTGTATAGATGTGTTGTTTGAAATATACATTTAGTGTTAATATCCTATACATTCACTAATAGCAATACTGAATATCTGATAGttggtttatatatgtatgtgtatgtatatttatgggtatatatatgtattgtaGCCAAAAATAGCCTTTGAAATTGATATGTAGCCCATGATTGGAAAAAtagaaacatattttaatttgtaagaAACAATCGTATGATATACCTTACACAACAAGCTCTGATAGGAAGAACATCGGATTGATTTGGAACTATTTGAGAACAAGAAAAAGGGGAGCTCCCTAGTTATGGGGATTTGTACATTCTTACCAACAGCAAAGAAGGCTTCCATTGTTCCTGTTGTAGGCTGATTTGGTTCAACACAGGCCATTGAAGATGAAGGTTTGAGAACTAGAGATTTTAGCCTGCTAGAATGCTGGAATTTAGCTTCCTTGAGACTGAAATGATGTTTAAGATCCCTTGATTTGACTATGGAACTCACACCATTGACACCAATGCTTGCGCCTTACAGGTCAGTCGGTGTTGATAATATCCAACTCTAAACTCGTCTCTCTGGTGCATTCCTCTGTCAAAATATCATCTGAAAGTTTCAGTGTTGCGTGAAAGAAATTTGGTGAAATTATCATGAAATGAGTGAGGTacttctactaaaaaaatgagtaaattaatcctGTAGTATGAAGATGAAAGAGCAAAATAACCATCCCATTAAGAAAGAAGCTTTAAGTAACGGTAAAGACAGCGATGTCGTGCCCAAGAGAACCTAGCTCGGATACGAGATTGAAGAACAAATAGCTGACAaacggaaaaataaaataaaataaaaagaacaaagggATGATGATTTATTCAATGAAATGATTTATTCAATGAAATGAGTGCATATTTATAGGCTTAGCAAAGACCTATTTTTAGGCAAaataaattcactaaaaatttagtaacagccaaacaaataagtaaaaaatagcTAACAAATAAATAGCGAAAATATGATGATAGACTTGGTCAATAAATGACCACGTGTTGATGTTGATATCTTCAATAGTTAGCATCCGCATAACCGAATAAAGAAGGACGAAAAACAATCCCATACTCATAATAATGGTGAACGCCATGATTGCGACACATGAAAGTAAAGCCTGCAACCAATTATTGCGGTTACTA of Gossypium raimondii isolate GPD5lz chromosome 3, ASM2569854v1, whole genome shotgun sequence contains these proteins:
- the LOC128039687 gene encoding putative F-box/FBD/LRR-repeat protein At5g22670, coding for MKSLEKAEICIWFDSSNYETSATHLFQGICNVRSLWLNIHEVIPLTIRIPIFHNLIEFEFYGRESLLVEFLHCTPNLKTLTVKFQVVAETQRKVLHMEVPSCLSLHLKEIKILNFKRDRRMFEMISYFWDNAMVLEKLMIRIKSLSETQQSIVFNQLLQLPKSSKKCQVVIF
- the LOC105795563 gene encoding putative F-box protein At1g58310; this encodes MAMCSEDRISSFPDYILCHILSFLPIKEAVRTSIISTKWRYLFASISTIEFDRCLLSGLTDRNVDSFKNFVDRLLKFPDQVSLDCFRLSDGISWNDEDHDFDVSGWIFAALCRRVKEIDFHLDYLGDVLTLPAVLFTYHSLVTLKLNAEGSKIEVPSDVCLGNLKTLQLRNSVVDGDSIHRLISNCHVLEDLAFIECFLAYAGALNIQTPSLKRLVLDFDVVEYRDFNYVVVINAPNLVYFQYTDAVAEGYALSNMKSLEKSDISIYRFDSSDCETSATHLIQGICTVRSLSLTIDEVIFRTCRLPIFHNLIEFEYRGLGFNGRETWLVEFLHCAPNLNTLTLNFLVVAETQWKVLLMEVPSCLSLHLKEIKILNFKGDTRMFEMISYFLDNAMVLEKLMIGMESLSETQQSIVFNQLLQLPKSSKKCQVVIF